A single window of Methanobrevibacter sp. DNA harbors:
- a CDS encoding YhgE/Pip domain-containing protein: MSKINLKNITEIMKRDFKASFSNPIVTIVLVAIIILPSLYALLNIQACWNPYENTNEVEFAIANLDNGSTIDGTKINVGNEIVKDLKNNTKFNWKFVSEDELQKGVHDGDYYAGIIIPKNLSKNIASIMTDNPKQAELEYLVNIKSNPVATKLTDTGANTVYTTVNAKIVQIINLAAYGKLGELKDGLASGASQLSSGGSQLSAGAAKISSGASQVSSGVGDVQSGASQVQSGAEQVQQGSSAVNDGANKVKQGSSSIKESANELEQGSEQIQSQVNPSTLPSPMKEYVEGNVKLANGSGELAKGSSQLADGSVKLAESSSKVANGASDVAGGANQVADGSVKLAEGSLSLAAGAQMLSSSASQALYTAAASLSSSANSLSSVTGINETQLGEYFFSPIKLDRHEEFSVPDYGSEVAPFYIVLSMWVGAIITCVMITPGTSQGTKYTPIEMYMGKLSFFVVMSILQALVTISGAYLLGIYITNAPLFIFSAILVSVIFMILVYSIISALGQVGKGIGVVLLVLQISGTGGIYPIEIMHHFFQTLYPYLPMTYAITLIREAQLGVVWSNYMPALTILVGIGIVTIIAAALIKQKADKSSKYFEERLKESGLF; encoded by the coding sequence ATGAGCAAAATTAATTTAAAAAACATTACAGAAATCATGAAACGTGATTTTAAAGCATCATTTTCAAATCCCATAGTTACAATCGTATTAGTTGCAATTATTATTTTACCTTCCCTTTATGCTCTTTTAAACATTCAGGCATGCTGGAATCCATATGAAAACACTAATGAAGTGGAATTTGCAATAGCTAATTTGGATAATGGATCAACAATAGATGGTACAAAAATAAATGTTGGTAATGAAATTGTTAAGGATTTGAAAAACAATACGAAATTCAATTGGAAATTCGTAAGTGAAGATGAACTGCAAAAGGGTGTTCATGATGGAGATTACTATGCAGGTATTATAATACCTAAGAATCTGAGTAAAAATATTGCTTCAATCATGACAGACAATCCAAAACAGGCTGAACTTGAGTACCTTGTAAACATTAAATCAAATCCTGTTGCTACAAAATTAACTGACACAGGTGCAAATACAGTTTATACAACAGTTAATGCAAAGATTGTTCAGATAATAAACCTTGCAGCTTATGGAAAACTTGGTGAATTGAAAGATGGTCTTGCATCAGGTGCAAGTCAGTTATCAAGTGGAGGAAGTCAACTTTCTGCAGGTGCTGCAAAAATATCTTCCGGTGCAAGCCAGGTATCTTCAGGAGTTGGAGACGTGCAATCCGGAGCAAGTCAAGTTCAATCTGGTGCAGAACAAGTCCAACAAGGATCTTCTGCAGTCAATGATGGAGCAAATAAAGTCAAACAAGGTTCCTCATCCATTAAAGAAAGTGCCAACGAATTAGAACAAGGATCAGAACAAATACAATCCCAAGTCAACCCATCAACACTTCCAAGTCCTATGAAAGAATATGTTGAAGGAAACGTGAAACTTGCAAACGGAAGTGGAGAATTAGCTAAAGGTTCATCCCAATTAGCTGATGGTTCAGTTAAACTTGCTGAAAGCTCATCAAAAGTTGCAAATGGTGCTAGTGATGTTGCAGGAGGTGCAAACCAAGTAGCAGATGGTTCAGTTAAACTTGCAGAAGGTTCATTAAGCCTCGCTGCTGGTGCTCAAATGCTTTCAAGTTCTGCATCACAGGCATTATACACCGCAGCAGCCTCTCTTAGTTCATCTGCAAATTCACTTTCAAGCGTTACTGGAATCAACGAAACCCAACTTGGAGAATATTTCTTCTCACCAATAAAACTCGACAGACACGAAGAATTTTCAGTACCAGACTATGGATCTGAAGTAGCTCCATTCTATATTGTATTGTCAATGTGGGTTGGTGCAATTATTACCTGTGTAATGATTACTCCAGGAACTAGCCAAGGAACCAAATACACTCCAATTGAAATGTATATGGGTAAATTATCATTCTTTGTAGTTATGAGCATACTTCAAGCATTGGTAACAATAAGCGGAGCATATCTTTTAGGAATTTACATAACAAATGCACCACTATTCATTTTCTCTGCAATACTGGTGTCAGTAATCTTTATGATTCTGGTATATTCCATTATTTCCGCATTGGGCCAAGTTGGAAAAGGTATTGGAGTAGTCCTTTTAGTGCTTCAAATATCTGGAACTGGAGGAATATATCCAATTGAAATTATGCATCACTTCTTCCAGACATTGTATCCATATTTACCAATGACCTATGCAATTACATTGATTCGTGAAGCTCAATTAGGCGTGGTATGGTCAAATTACATGCCAGCACTGACTATTCTTGTAGGTATTGGAATAGTTACAATTATTGCTGCAGCACTCATTAAACAAAAAGCAGACAAATCTTCAAAATACTTTGAAGAACGTTTAAAAGAAAGTGGATTATTCTAG
- a CDS encoding MarR family winged helix-turn-helix transcriptional regulator, protein MSVQDNGLPINSFFGNINMELSIKIYFEKIILDETMTQEKIDKFDSMPFIALIHHISKNKLRYSMKNPNKIDMFHEGRYLMEIHKRKNLSQDDLADIFGQSKGTIAKALRKLEDKEYVKRTIDENNRRKYILNTTEKGAELAILLTEDLQDWESKVGIDKIDEKTRNQLRKIARNSEEILKEE, encoded by the coding sequence ATGTCCGTTCAAGATAATGGTTTACCTATAAACAGTTTCTTTGGAAACATTAATATGGAGTTATCAATAAAAATTTATTTTGAAAAAATCATATTAGATGAAACTATGACTCAGGAAAAGATTGATAAATTTGATTCAATGCCTTTTATTGCATTAATACACCACATATCTAAAAATAAACTAAGATATTCCATGAAAAATCCAAATAAAATAGATATGTTCCATGAGGGACGTTATTTAATGGAGATACATAAAAGGAAAAATTTATCTCAAGATGACCTTGCAGACATATTTGGCCAAAGCAAAGGAACAATTGCAAAAGCTTTGAGAAAACTAGAAGACAAAGAATATGTTAAAAGGACTATTGATGAAAACAATAGAAGAAAATACATACTAAATACAACAGAAAAAGGAGCTGAATTAGCTATTTTATTAACAGAAGACTTGCAAGACTGGGAATCGAAAGTCGGAATTGATAAGATAGATGAAAAAACAAGAAATCAGTTAAGAAAAATAGCAAGAAATAGTGAAGAGATACTTAAGGAAGAATAA
- a CDS encoding MATE family efflux transporter yields the protein MANKNVELMRGEPEIAVKKLAIPIMISMILTALYNIIDGIWVAGLGPTAIAGIGFVTPIFMVLNGASVGLGNGATSSIARFIGAKNHEMANKSATHSLYIFFIASIILTIVLLLVQEPLLRSYGATGQTLNEAVSYATPMFLGLIAFMFSNGCSGILRGEGDMKRAMYVVVATVILNAILDPLFIYTLGLGSAGASLATIVSSAISALIMLYWILIKKDTYVNVNLKNFRFDTHLTKDILKVGIPSSLDMLIMAIAMSIYLIIISQVGGDYGIATFTSGQRLYLFAIMPLTAIGSAVIAVSGSAFGAKNGDYLSRAHKYGSKFGLALGTVITLVLVVFATPLSTIFAYTPETANLVPGIALYLQVACPTLILTGIGIPSSFFYQGIGKGIYSLMFTILREIIFVVPLIILFVYVIHLDLLGIWLGLCIGRALASIINYIFARYEVKRTRAEFGN from the coding sequence ATGGCAAATAAGAATGTAGAATTAATGAGAGGTGAACCTGAAATAGCTGTAAAAAAATTAGCTATTCCTATTATGATATCCATGATTTTAACCGCATTATACAATATTATCGATGGAATCTGGGTAGCCGGTCTTGGACCAACCGCTATTGCAGGAATCGGATTTGTAACACCAATATTTATGGTGTTGAATGGAGCAAGCGTTGGGCTTGGAAACGGTGCAACAAGTAGTATTGCAAGATTTATTGGTGCTAAGAATCATGAAATGGCGAATAAATCTGCAACACATTCATTATACATCTTTTTTATTGCATCAATTATTCTAACAATTGTATTATTGCTTGTTCAGGAACCACTGCTTAGAAGCTATGGTGCTACCGGACAAACATTAAATGAAGCAGTTTCATATGCCACACCAATGTTTTTAGGTTTAATTGCATTCATGTTTTCAAATGGTTGCAGCGGAATACTTCGTGGTGAAGGAGATATGAAACGTGCAATGTATGTAGTAGTCGCAACAGTGATTTTAAATGCGATATTGGACCCATTATTTATTTACACATTAGGATTAGGTTCTGCAGGTGCATCACTTGCAACAATTGTAAGCTCAGCAATTTCCGCATTGATAATGTTATACTGGATTTTAATTAAAAAAGACACCTATGTCAATGTTAACCTTAAAAACTTCAGATTTGACACCCACTTAACAAAAGACATACTAAAAGTTGGAATTCCTTCATCACTTGACATGCTCATTATGGCTATTGCAATGTCAATATATCTAATCATCATATCCCAAGTTGGAGGAGACTATGGAATTGCTACATTTACATCAGGTCAAAGATTATACTTATTTGCAATTATGCCCCTTACAGCTATTGGATCTGCAGTTATTGCAGTATCCGGAAGTGCATTTGGTGCGAAAAATGGAGATTATCTCTCAAGAGCACACAAATATGGATCTAAATTTGGTTTAGCATTAGGAACTGTAATCACATTGGTTTTAGTGGTATTTGCAACACCATTATCAACCATATTTGCATACACTCCAGAAACCGCAAATTTAGTTCCGGGAATTGCATTATATCTTCAGGTTGCATGTCCAACATTAATTTTAACAGGTATTGGAATACCATCAAGCTTCTTTTATCAGGGAATTGGAAAAGGAATATACAGTTTGATGTTTACTATACTTAGAGAAATCATATTCGTTGTTCCTTTAATAATATTATTCGTATATGTTATCCATTTGGACCTTTTAGGAATATGGCTAGGATTATGTATAGGAAGAGCCCTTGCAAGTATTATAAACTATATATTTGCAAGATATGAAGTTAAAAGAACAAGAGCAGAATTTGGAAATTAA
- a CDS encoding alcohol dehydrogenase catalytic domain-containing protein, producing the protein MINIVYRLKSPKFFEEAIDEIELDGVIVRPTYLSICQADQRYYQGSRPAEVLERKLPMALIHEGIGEVVFDESGELKSGDKVVMIPNTPTADDVCRLNYSYSSKFRGSGFDGFTSDLVRLNFDRVVKIPDEFDSHVSAFIELMTVAYQGISKFNEIAITPKDILGVWGDGNLGFITALFLKEKFPDSIVFIFGKHLENLNLFSFVDGIYQIHNVPDDLAIDHAFECVGSSASQSAIEQIIDLINPQGTINLFGVSEYPIPVNTRMVLEKGLVMQGNSRSEREDFVGVVDTLKQNPKLFEYLEKLVTNVCEINSLNDLKESFDKDYSSRFGKTILKWNK; encoded by the coding sequence ATGATTAATATTGTTTACAGATTAAAATCTCCAAAATTCTTTGAAGAAGCAATTGATGAAATTGAACTTGATGGAGTTATTGTAAGGCCTACCTATCTTTCAATTTGTCAGGCTGATCAAAGATACTATCAAGGTTCACGTCCTGCAGAAGTTCTTGAGAGAAAATTGCCTATGGCATTGATTCATGAAGGAATCGGGGAAGTTGTATTTGATGAATCAGGTGAACTTAAATCAGGAGATAAAGTTGTAATGATTCCAAACACTCCAACTGCAGATGATGTCTGTAGGCTAAATTATTCTTATAGTTCCAAATTCAGAGGCAGTGGCTTTGATGGATTTACTTCTGATTTGGTCAGGTTAAATTTTGATAGGGTTGTTAAAATCCCTGATGAATTTGATTCTCATGTTTCTGCATTCATTGAATTAATGACAGTAGCATATCAGGGAATATCTAAATTTAATGAAATTGCTATCACTCCAAAAGATATTTTGGGAGTCTGGGGAGATGGAAACTTAGGTTTCATCACTGCACTTTTCTTAAAGGAGAAGTTTCCTGATTCCATAGTATTTATTTTTGGAAAACATTTGGAAAATCTTAATCTATTTTCATTTGTTGATGGAATCTATCAGATACATAATGTTCCTGATGATTTGGCAATTGACCATGCTTTTGAATGTGTCGGTTCAAGTGCATCCCAATCAGCTATCGAGCAGATTATTGATTTAATAAATCCTCAAGGAACAATAAACCTGTTTGGTGTAAGTGAATATCCTATTCCTGTCAATACACGTATGGTTTTGGAAAAAGGATTGGTCATGCAAGGTAATAGTCGTTCTGAGAGGGAAGATTTTGTTGGAGTTGTGGATACTCTCAAACAAAACCCTAAACTTTTTGAATATTTGGAAAAATTGGTTACCAACGTATGTGAAATTAATTCATTGAATGATTTGAAAGAGTCATTTGATAAAGATTATAGTTCTCGATTTGGTAAAACAATTTTAAAATGGAATAAATGA
- a CDS encoding 2-C-methyl-D-erythritol 4-phosphate cytidylyltransferase — protein sequence MIFAAILAGGIGSRMGCTDTPKQFLTLGNKPVIIHTIEKFVINEKIDKIIVLIPKNFINHTNHLIEEYIPHNDDIIVIEGGATRNDTLMNGINYIDENFGIDDNSIILTHDSVRPFVTHRIIEDNIDAAKRYGACDTVVPSTDTIVESINGKTIESIPVRDYYYQGQTPQSFNIKKLFNLINSLTEEESNILTDACKIFALKDEDVYLVDGEVTNIKITYPYDLKLANTILEDIHD from the coding sequence ATGATTTTTGCAGCAATTTTGGCTGGTGGAATTGGATCAAGAATGGGTTGTACTGACACACCTAAACAATTTTTGACATTAGGAAATAAACCTGTCATTATTCATACTATTGAAAAATTTGTTATAAACGAAAAAATTGATAAGATAATTGTATTAATACCTAAAAATTTCATTAATCACACTAATCATTTAATTGAAGAATACATTCCACATAATGATGATATTATTGTTATTGAGGGTGGTGCAACAAGAAATGACACTTTGATGAACGGTATTAATTATATTGATGAGAATTTCGGAATTGATGATAATTCAATTATTCTCACTCATGATTCTGTTCGTCCTTTTGTAACTCATAGAATTATAGAAGATAATATTGATGCTGCAAAAAGATATGGTGCATGTGATACTGTAGTTCCGTCTACTGATACTATTGTTGAGAGCATAAATGGTAAGACTATTGAAAGTATCCCTGTAAGGGATTATTATTACCAAGGTCAAACACCACAGAGCTTTAATATAAAGAAACTTTTTAACTTAATCAATAGTTTAACAGAAGAAGAATCTAATATACTTACAGATGCATGTAAAATATTTGCACTTAAAGATGAAGATGTATATCTAGTCGATGGTGAAGTGACAAATATTAAAATTACATACCCTTATGATTTGAAATTAGCAAATACAATACTTGAGGATATTCATGATTAA
- a CDS encoding coenzyme F420-0:L-glutamate ligase: MRCVGTVVRGIRTPIIKENDDLATIVVDSLMAAKESEGFEFKDKDVVAITEAVVGISEGNYVTVDDVAQDLQNKFPSKNIGVTNPILSRNRFSIILKGIARGMDKITLLTSFPADEVGNGILDEEVLDNSEYNLASVISEEEYKKTFGSWKHPFTGINMIDFYRKLIESEDCEVEFVFSNDVKTILDYNTDILTCDIHTREKTTKLLKAEGANVYGLHNVLTEPIGDSGFNPKYGVLGSNKATEEKLKLFPKTGDKLVAEVQKRLIEISGKQIEVMVYGDGAFKDPVGHIWELADPVVSPAHTSGLIGTPNEIKLKYVSDNKFADLRGDELKEAIKEEIKNKDSDLTGQMITQGTTPRRLTDLIGSLCDLTSGSGDKGTPVIFIQGYFDNLAND; the protein is encoded by the coding sequence ATGAGATGTGTTGGTACTGTCGTACGTGGAATAAGAACCCCAATTATTAAAGAAAATGATGATTTAGCAACCATAGTAGTTGACTCGCTTATGGCTGCAAAAGAAAGTGAAGGATTTGAATTTAAAGACAAAGATGTAGTTGCAATTACTGAAGCAGTTGTAGGTATTTCAGAAGGAAACTATGTAACTGTTGATGATGTTGCACAAGACTTGCAGAATAAATTCCCATCTAAAAACATTGGAGTAACAAACCCAATTTTAAGTAGAAACAGATTTTCTATCATCTTAAAAGGTATTGCAAGAGGAATGGATAAAATTACTCTTTTAACTTCTTTCCCTGCAGATGAAGTGGGAAATGGAATTTTAGATGAAGAAGTTTTAGACAACAGCGAATACAATTTAGCAAGCGTCATTTCTGAAGAAGAATACAAAAAAACATTCGGATCATGGAAACACCCATTTACTGGAATTAACATGATTGATTTTTACAGAAAATTGATTGAAAGTGAAGACTGTGAAGTTGAATTTGTCTTCTCCAATGATGTAAAAACAATTCTTGATTATAATACTGATATTTTAACCTGTGATATCCATACAAGAGAAAAAACTACAAAATTACTCAAAGCTGAAGGAGCTAACGTCTATGGATTACACAATGTCCTAACCGAACCAATAGGAGATTCTGGTTTTAACCCAAAATACGGAGTACTTGGTTCAAACAAAGCAACTGAAGAAAAATTAAAATTGTTCCCAAAAACCGGTGACAAATTGGTTGCTGAAGTACAAAAAAGATTAATTGAAATTAGTGGAAAACAAATTGAAGTTATGGTTTACGGTGACGGTGCATTCAAAGACCCAGTAGGACACATTTGGGAATTAGCTGACCCTGTTGTATCCCCTGCGCACACCAGCGGATTAATCGGAACTCCAAATGAAATCAAATTAAAATATGTTTCTGACAACAAATTCGCAGACCTTAGAGGGGACGAATTAAAAGAAGCTATTAAAGAAGAAATCAAAAACAAAGATTCAGATTTAACTGGACAAATGATTACACAAGGAACCACCCCAAGAAGATTAACTGATTTAATCGGTTCATTATGTGATTTAACCAGTGGTTCTGGAGATAAAGGAACTCCAGTTATATTTATCCAAGGATACTTTGACAATTTAGCAAATGACTAA
- a CDS encoding ATP-binding cassette domain-containing protein, with protein MSNKLLKVDIQKKLKEFDLDVSFELKKGCLGILGPSGCGKSMTLKSVAGIVDPDNGIVSLDTDGEETVYYDSNKKINLKPQKRKVGYLFQNYALFPNMTVEENVAVGLSEDDDESFVSELIERFHLHGLEKRYPRQLSGGQQQRVALARILAYGPEVILLDEPFSAMDTVLKERLRIELINLLNTYNGLSILVTHDRDEAFQFCDEILVIEDGKIIAKGHTHDVFENPGKVQVAKLTGCKNISKVEIIDDYHVKALEWGITLEVSKKISQNITHVGIRAHDFNPANPDDVNVVETENSTKLERPFEWEITLENGLWWKLDKLIYDHELEVPKYLKIDPKNVILLEE; from the coding sequence ATGAGTAATAAATTGTTAAAAGTAGATATCCAAAAGAAACTTAAAGAATTTGATTTAGATGTTAGTTTTGAATTGAAAAAGGGATGTTTGGGTATTCTTGGCCCGTCTGGTTGCGGTAAAAGTATGACACTAAAATCTGTTGCAGGTATTGTAGATCCAGATAATGGTATTGTAAGTTTGGATACAGATGGTGAAGAAACTGTTTATTATGATTCCAATAAAAAAATTAACTTAAAACCTCAGAAAAGAAAAGTAGGTTACTTATTTCAGAATTATGCTTTATTTCCAAATATGACTGTTGAGGAAAATGTAGCTGTAGGTTTATCTGAAGATGATGATGAAAGTTTTGTCTCTGAATTGATTGAACGTTTTCATTTGCATGGTTTGGAAAAAAGATATCCTAGACAATTGTCTGGTGGTCAACAACAAAGGGTAGCTTTAGCTCGTATATTGGCATATGGTCCTGAAGTTATTTTGTTGGATGAGCCATTCAGTGCTATGGATACTGTTTTAAAAGAAAGATTACGTATAGAACTCATTAATTTACTAAATACTTATAATGGATTGTCTATTTTGGTTACTCATGACCGTGATGAAGCGTTCCAATTTTGTGATGAAATATTGGTAATTGAGGACGGTAAGATTATTGCAAAAGGACATACTCATGATGTATTTGAAAATCCTGGTAAAGTTCAGGTTGCTAAACTCACAGGATGTAAAAATATTTCTAAAGTAGAAATTATTGATGATTATCATGTCAAAGCTTTGGAATGGGGAATTACCCTTGAAGTATCTAAAAAGATTTCGCAGAATATTACTCATGTTGGAATAAGAGCGCATGATTTTAATCCTGCTAATCCAGATGATGTTAATGTTGTTGAAACAGAAAATTCAACAAAATTAGAAAGACCTTTTGAATGGGAAATAACATTGGAAAATGGTCTTTGGTGGAAATTAGATAAATTAATTTATGATCATGAACTTGAAGTTCCTAAATACTTAAAAATTGATCCTAAAAATGTTATATTATTGGAGGAGTAA
- the modB gene encoding molybdate ABC transporter permease subunit, which yields MMDWSPVLISMKTASISIFITFFLGLIVAWGIIKIKNDTIKVVLDGIFTLPLVLPPTVVGFFLLYIFGVRGPIGKFFIDFFTVKIAFSWSATVLAAVVMSFPLMYRSARGAFEQVDNNLVDAGRTLGMSEWKIFWKVLFANALPGIISGGILAYARGLGEFGATAMIAGNIAGQTRTLPMAVYSEVAAGNMGEAFNYVIVIIIISFIAIFIMDFISIRKEKQWNN from the coding sequence ATGATGGATTGGTCCCCTGTTTTAATTTCAATGAAAACTGCAAGTATATCAATTTTCATAACCTTTTTTTTAGGTTTAATTGTTGCATGGGGTATCATTAAAATTAAAAATGACACAATAAAAGTAGTGCTTGATGGTATATTCACATTACCTCTCGTATTGCCACCTACTGTTGTAGGATTTTTTTTATTGTATATTTTTGGTGTTAGAGGACCTATCGGTAAGTTTTTTATAGACTTTTTCACTGTGAAAATAGCTTTTTCATGGTCTGCAACAGTTCTTGCTGCAGTAGTCATGTCTTTTCCTTTAATGTATCGTTCCGCTCGTGGTGCGTTTGAACAAGTTGACAATAACTTGGTAGATGCTGGTCGTACATTAGGTATGTCCGAGTGGAAAATTTTCTGGAAAGTTTTATTTGCAAATGCATTGCCAGGAATCATTAGTGGTGGAATTCTTGCTTATGCTCGTGGTTTAGGTGAGTTTGGTGCTACAGCTATGATTGCAGGTAATATTGCAGGACAAACCAGAACCCTCCCTATGGCGGTTTACTCTGAAGTGGCTGCAGGTAATATGGGTGAGGCTTTTAATTATGTAATAGTCATTATTATCATATCATTTATAGCTATTTTTATAATGGATTTTATTTCTATACGTAAAGAAAAACAATGGAATAATTAG
- the modA gene encoding molybdate ABC transporter substrate-binding protein produces the protein MDTKKIIIAVVAIIVIIAAGLYVTGSLGTSTDSSLNGQDVQLAAAASLKNVYDEKLIPMFEEKYPGVTVTPTYASSGDLQKQIENGLKADVFMSAGNKQMDALINESYVDNASNVKFLENKLVLIVPADSDSNITSFEELKDVNGTIAIGDPESVPAGQYANESLHNLGVWDSVEDQLSLATDVTAVLNQVAQGSADYGLVYTSDAQSNDDVKVVCEAPEDSLKTIVYPVAPLKDSEHADAADKFMEFLQTPEAQSVFEDYGFTIHE, from the coding sequence ATGGATACTAAAAAGATAATCATTGCTGTTGTAGCAATTATAGTCATTATTGCTGCAGGTTTATATGTTACTGGTTCATTAGGTACTTCTACTGATTCTAGTTTAAATGGTCAAGATGTACAATTAGCAGCTGCGGCTAGTTTAAAAAACGTTTATGATGAAAAATTAATCCCGATGTTTGAAGAAAAATATCCTGGTGTAACTGTAACTCCTACTTACGCTTCTAGTGGAGACTTACAAAAACAAATTGAAAACGGTTTAAAAGCAGATGTTTTCATGTCTGCTGGTAACAAACAAATGGATGCTTTAATTAACGAAAGTTATGTTGACAATGCTTCAAATGTAAAATTCTTAGAAAACAAACTTGTTTTAATTGTACCTGCTGACTCTGATTCTAACATTACTTCATTTGAAGAATTAAAAGATGTAAATGGTACTATTGCAATTGGTGATCCTGAATCTGTACCTGCTGGACAATATGCTAATGAATCATTACACAACCTTGGTGTATGGGATTCTGTTGAAGATCAATTATCTTTAGCAACTGATGTAACTGCTGTATTAAACCAAGTAGCTCAAGGATCTGCTGACTATGGTCTTGTATATACTTCTGATGCTCAATCCAATGATGATGTTAAAGTAGTATGTGAAGCTCCGGAAGATTCATTAAAAACTATCGTTTATCCTGTAGCTCCACTCAAAGATTCTGAACATGCAGATGCTGCAGATAAATTCATGGAGTTCTTACAAACTCCTGAAGCTCAAAGTGTATTTGAAGACTATGGATTCACTATTCATGAATAG
- a CDS encoding class I SAM-dependent methyltransferase, producing MNGHRAHGFSSVHFLDSDEILGELDLKGNETFMDAGCGDGHIAIKVIEEYLPDGTVYAVDVYDASIEDMETYKKENGVENLINIEADIPKGIPGIEDESIDVVLMVNVFHGFKASRTMDEAIEEFKRIIKKDGKIAIMDYKAWEVPKGPPTAFRSSPEELEEVFNKHDLKMTYLNTEIGEDIPEGKSHNFIVFQKV from the coding sequence ATGGATTTTCAAGTGTACATTTTTTAGATTCTGATGAAATATTGGGTGAATTGGATCTTAAAGGTAATGAAACTTTTATGGATGCTGGATGTGGAGATGGCCACATTGCAATTAAAGTAATTGAAGAATATCTTCCTGACGGTACTGTTTATGCTGTAGATGTATATGATGCATCTATTGAAGATATGGAAACCTACAAAAAAGAAAATGGTGTTGAAAATTTAATTAACATTGAAGCAGATATTCCAAAAGGAATTCCTGGCATTGAAGATGAATCAATCGATGTTGTTTTGATGGTTAATGTATTCCATGGTTTTAAAGCATCAAGAACTATGGATGAAGCTATCGAAGAATTTAAGAGAATCATTAAAAAAGATGGTAAAATTGCAATAATGGATTATAAGGCTTGGGAAGTTCCAAAAGGTCCGCCAACTGCATTTAGAAGTTCTCCTGAAGAGCTTGAAGAAGTATTCAATAAACACGATCTTAAAATGACTTATTTGAATACTGAAATTGGTGAGGATATTCCTGAAGGCAAATCTCATAATTTCATTGTTTTCCAAAAAGTATAG